One Rubinisphaera margarita DNA window includes the following coding sequences:
- a CDS encoding tetratricopeptide repeat protein yields MRSELAALSEHQPQALTGETVTFTGTLASMTHEQASAQVVAHGGQAVPHMSRQVTLLVVGEEGWPLEADGRPSVKLQQAEALILEAHPLRIISESDWLQIIQLSVENPEVKRLYTPAMLSQLLKLPVHLIRSWERAGLIRAEKRVFRLPYFSYQEVTTARRLSELMQAGATQQQLARSLRLVQKYVGEPGRAFEQLEMLSDHRSLVVRDQKGYFDPQSRQRLFSFSASPKTDEEQDGATLAAEEESDAEDHRFLRFEMPPNTAVSSTDWMVEGCRRAEVADTSGAIRCFRRALRARPEDAEAHFYLADSLYRLGKQEASLERYLCAIEHDPEYLEAWTQIGCLYAELRKWSEAIEAFDAAIEIHPTFAEAHLHKAETLYQMHQPEDAIRHWQLYLQNDDRGPWVELAYQRLEQFGVPISGE; encoded by the coding sequence GTGCGTTCCGAACTTGCCGCCCTCAGCGAGCATCAGCCTCAGGCTCTCACCGGAGAAACAGTCACATTCACCGGCACGCTCGCCTCGATGACGCACGAACAGGCGTCGGCCCAGGTGGTTGCCCACGGGGGGCAGGCCGTGCCGCACATGTCGCGGCAGGTGACGCTGCTCGTGGTCGGTGAAGAAGGTTGGCCGCTTGAGGCCGACGGTCGCCCATCGGTTAAACTGCAACAGGCAGAGGCGCTGATCCTTGAAGCGCATCCGCTGCGAATTATCTCGGAGTCGGACTGGCTGCAGATTATCCAGCTCTCGGTGGAGAACCCCGAGGTCAAGCGGCTCTACACGCCCGCCATGCTGAGCCAACTGCTCAAGCTGCCTGTGCATCTCATTCGCAGTTGGGAACGGGCAGGACTGATTCGAGCCGAGAAGCGGGTTTTTCGGTTGCCCTATTTCTCGTATCAGGAAGTGACGACGGCCCGCCGCCTTTCGGAGCTGATGCAGGCCGGGGCGACTCAGCAGCAGCTGGCTCGCAGTCTGAGACTTGTTCAGAAATACGTTGGCGAGCCCGGCCGGGCCTTCGAACAGCTTGAAATGCTTTCCGACCATCGCAGTCTGGTGGTCCGGGATCAGAAAGGGTACTTCGATCCCCAGTCGCGTCAGCGGCTGTTTTCTTTCTCTGCGTCTCCGAAAACAGATGAAGAGCAGGATGGAGCTACTCTGGCGGCTGAAGAAGAATCCGATGCGGAAGATCATCGCTTTCTCAGATTCGAAATGCCCCCGAACACAGCAGTCAGTTCAACCGATTGGATGGTCGAAGGCTGCCGACGAGCCGAAGTCGCCGACACTTCAGGAGCGATTCGCTGCTTCCGTCGAGCATTGCGTGCCCGCCCCGAAGACGCCGAAGCCCATTTCTATCTGGCCGATTCACTTTATCGACTCGGGAAACAGGAAGCTTCGCTGGAGCGGTATCTCTGTGCGATCGAGCACGATCCGGAGTACCTCGAAGCCTGGACGCAGATTGGTTGCCTCTACGCCGAATTGCGAAAGTGGTCGGAAGCCATCGAGGCCTTCGACGCCGCGATCGAAATCCATCCGACCTTTGCCGAAGCTCACCTGCACAAGGCCGAAACGCTCTACCAGATGCATCAGCCGGAGGATGCCATCCGCCATTGGCAACTCTATCTGCAGAATGACGACCGGGGCCCGTGGGTCGAACTTGCCTACCAGCGCCTCGAACAATTCGGCGTGCCGATCAGCGGCGAGTGA